A stretch of the Candidatus Limnocylindrales bacterium genome encodes the following:
- a CDS encoding radical SAM protein, which yields MRLLLISPTHYDRRGQLHKTTRYWTSGTTLPYLKALTPPGWSVEMVDELFYDVPTDGRYDVVGITAMGPQIARAYDLADHFRERGAKVVLGGTWVTLAAQESLEHADAVVSGEAEQLWPEILADLAGGRSRGIYRSEGWFDLGDMPEFDHRELPLLKWDAFQKSWLYRQYFHWPITFSRGCPHPCEYCAVQTYYRRSFRTRPVEAVIHELKRMKSLGADRILFLDDNPVAHPEKAKELFRAMIPLRMKWASQSTINIARDEELLDLAARSGCVSLSIGLESINESSLASISKDFNKPTRFDEDLARIRRKGIQVIALLMIGLDGDTVDTFRHSLEFLNRNRVSFLKLFTPCPYPGTKYYDDMMEQERILDFDWRNYDYGSAIVKPANMTPQQMLDGFNYVYRGFYSIPSIMRRLVPPRGRRGMETAAYMVANLKVNRFLSANADAWGTIS from the coding sequence GTGCGCCTTCTCCTGATCTCCCCGACCCATTACGATCGTCGCGGCCAGCTGCACAAGACCACGCGCTACTGGACCAGCGGCACCACGCTGCCCTACCTCAAGGCACTGACGCCGCCGGGGTGGAGCGTGGAGATGGTCGATGAGCTGTTCTACGACGTGCCGACCGATGGCCGGTACGACGTGGTCGGCATCACCGCGATGGGGCCGCAGATCGCCCGTGCCTACGACCTTGCCGACCACTTCCGCGAGCGCGGCGCCAAGGTGGTTCTTGGCGGGACGTGGGTGACGCTGGCCGCGCAGGAGTCGCTCGAGCACGCCGACGCCGTCGTCTCCGGGGAGGCCGAGCAGCTGTGGCCCGAAATTCTCGCCGACCTGGCGGGCGGACGCAGCCGCGGAATCTATCGATCCGAAGGCTGGTTCGACCTTGGCGACATGCCCGAGTTCGACCATCGCGAGCTTCCGCTGCTGAAGTGGGACGCCTTCCAGAAGAGCTGGCTGTATCGCCAGTACTTCCACTGGCCCATCACGTTCTCGCGCGGTTGTCCGCACCCGTGCGAGTACTGCGCCGTGCAGACCTACTACAGGCGCAGCTTCCGCACCCGGCCCGTCGAGGCCGTCATCCACGAGCTGAAGCGCATGAAGTCGCTCGGCGCCGACCGCATCCTGTTCCTCGACGACAATCCCGTCGCGCATCCGGAGAAGGCCAAGGAGCTGTTCCGGGCCATGATCCCGCTTCGCATGAAGTGGGCCAGCCAGAGCACCATCAACATCGCACGCGACGAGGAGCTGCTCGACCTGGCTGCGCGCAGCGGCTGTGTCAGCCTCTCGATCGGCCTGGAGAGCATCAACGAGTCGAGCCTCGCCAGCATCTCCAAGGACTTCAACAAACCTACGCGCTTCGATGAGGACCTGGCCAGGATCCGCCGCAAGGGAATTCAGGTCATCGCGCTGCTGATGATCGGGCTCGACGGCGACACCGTCGACACGTTCCGGCACTCGCTCGAGTTCCTCAACCGCAATCGCGTCTCGTTCCTCAAGCTGTTCACGCCATGTCCGTATCCGGGCACCAAGTACTACGACGACATGATGGAGCAGGAACGCATCCTCGATTTCGACTGGCGCAACTACGACTACGGCAGCGCCATCGTCAAGCCGGCCAACATGACGCCGCAGCAGATGCTCGACGGCTTCAACTACGTGTACCGCGGGTTCTACTCGATCCCTTCGATCATGCGGCGCCTGGTGCCGCCGCGCGGGCGGCGCGGCATGGAGACGGCCGCGTACATGGTCGCCAACCTGAAGGTCAACCGGTTCCTGTCGGCGAACGCCGATGCCTGGGGAACCATCTCCTGA
- a CDS encoding glycosyltransferase family 2 protein: protein MPALDCAATIASVVEGARQHVAAVLVIDDGSTDGTGEAARAAGADVLRHERRRGKGAALSIGLSWAHRNGFTHVIAIDGDGQHLSEEIPAMLRASQEDPLALVLGERRRDEHDISPMKLFGNRFANRWVEIASGAAFDDTQSGFRVYPVAATRALGAYASHYGFETEVLIRAVNAGMPVRCVPVRVYYPPADTRISYYRPWVDTIRIIFIVLGLIFRLRR, encoded by the coding sequence GTGCCGGCGCTCGATTGCGCGGCCACGATCGCGTCGGTGGTCGAAGGCGCGCGACAGCACGTGGCAGCGGTGCTGGTCATCGACGACGGCAGCACCGACGGCACCGGCGAGGCTGCGCGCGCGGCGGGCGCGGACGTGCTGCGACATGAGCGGCGGCGCGGCAAGGGCGCAGCGCTCAGCATTGGTCTTTCGTGGGCGCACCGCAACGGATTCACCCACGTCATCGCCATCGACGGCGACGGCCAGCATCTGAGCGAGGAGATCCCCGCCATGCTGCGCGCGTCGCAGGAGGATCCGCTCGCGCTGGTGCTCGGCGAGCGCCGCCGCGACGAGCACGACATCTCGCCGATGAAGCTGTTCGGCAATCGCTTCGCCAATCGCTGGGTCGAGATCGCCAGCGGCGCCGCCTTCGACGATACGCAGTCGGGCTTCCGTGTCTATCCGGTGGCGGCCACGCGCGCGCTCGGTGCCTACGCCAGCCACTACGGCTTCGAGACCGAGGTGCTGATTCGGGCGGTCAACGCCGGCATGCCCGTTCGCTGCGTGCCGGTGCGCGTCTACTACCCTCCGGCCGACACGCGCATCAGCTACTACCGGCCCTGGGTCGACACGATTCGCATCATCTTCATCGTGCTCGGCCTGATCTTCCGATTGCGACGCTAG
- a CDS encoding alkaline phosphatase family protein: MANPPEPWFCGRQGGSGGNFFSRDTNGRVRGRRRFFMSRRAPLVVTPSRTLTRRRFLQQLALAGGAAAMGWPRWADAQTLPLDIGLPSPSNAPVDHIFVLMMENRSFDHHMGWLTGTSQQTYTGIYDDPSQPLNGVTMGTHHLAPDYRGCGFVDPSHGWDGGRLQLRNESFLTGGNTDKFAIGYYLESDVEFYAKLARQFTMCDNYFCSVLGPTFPNREYMHSAQSGGIKNNALPPEVGYTSGFTWPTIWDKLEAAGISWAYYFVDLPAALLWGPRLAKGLRHIEAFFADAAAGTLPHVAFIDPGFTTGLRTDEHPFGDTRAGQAFAHNTVKAIIESPLWPRSAMFINYDEWGGFFDHVRPPRMPDDRATDNDPAGANDFGQLGFRVPCTVISPYSRKGMLATTVLGLKSPKNPAGKATFVKAPARFYEHTSILKFIEWRFGLTPLTRRDAAAANIGTDLLDFTQAPRLDAAEIVEALPRPLVTSPPCPGEEFEGTPIPSPTHEIHDAFAHAMESGYFETVGWDQQLPTLETLIGS; encoded by the coding sequence ATGGCTAACCCGCCGGAGCCGTGGTTTTGTGGTCGGCAGGGCGGCTCGGGGGGAAATTTCTTTTCCCGCGACACGAACGGTCGTGTGCGCGGACGCAGGAGATTTTTCATGAGCCGCCGCGCACCTCTGGTCGTAACGCCGAGTCGTACTCTGACCCGCCGCCGCTTTCTCCAGCAGCTTGCCCTCGCCGGAGGCGCTGCCGCCATGGGCTGGCCACGATGGGCCGACGCGCAGACGCTGCCGCTCGACATCGGCCTGCCCTCGCCGTCCAACGCCCCGGTCGACCACATCTTCGTCTTGATGATGGAGAACCGCTCCTTCGACCATCACATGGGCTGGCTGACCGGAACCAGCCAGCAGACATACACCGGCATCTATGACGACCCGTCGCAGCCGCTCAACGGCGTGACGATGGGAACGCATCACCTGGCGCCGGACTACCGCGGATGCGGCTTCGTCGATCCGTCGCACGGCTGGGACGGAGGGCGCCTGCAGCTCCGCAACGAGAGCTTTCTGACGGGCGGCAACACCGACAAGTTCGCGATCGGCTACTACCTCGAGAGCGACGTCGAGTTCTATGCCAAGCTCGCCCGCCAGTTCACGATGTGCGACAACTACTTCTGTTCGGTGCTGGGGCCGACGTTCCCGAATCGCGAGTACATGCATTCGGCCCAGTCCGGCGGCATCAAGAACAACGCGCTGCCGCCCGAGGTCGGCTACACCAGCGGATTCACGTGGCCGACGATCTGGGACAAGCTCGAAGCGGCCGGCATTTCGTGGGCCTACTATTTCGTCGATCTTCCCGCCGCACTTCTGTGGGGGCCGCGCCTGGCCAAAGGGCTTCGACACATCGAGGCGTTCTTTGCCGACGCCGCAGCCGGCACGCTGCCGCACGTGGCTTTCATCGATCCCGGCTTCACCACCGGCCTTCGCACCGATGAACATCCATTCGGCGATACGCGTGCGGGTCAGGCATTCGCGCACAACACGGTCAAGGCGATCATCGAATCGCCGCTGTGGCCGCGCAGCGCGATGTTCATCAACTACGACGAATGGGGCGGCTTTTTCGACCACGTCCGCCCACCGCGCATGCCCGACGATCGTGCCACCGACAACGACCCCGCCGGCGCCAACGACTTCGGCCAACTCGGCTTCCGCGTTCCATGCACGGTGATCTCGCCATACTCGCGCAAGGGCATGCTGGCAACGACGGTGCTGGGGCTGAAGTCCCCGAAGAACCCCGCCGGCAAGGCGACGTTCGTCAAGGCGCCCGCGCGCTTCTACGAGCACACCTCGATCCTGAAGTTCATCGAGTGGCGCTTTGGCCTGACGCCGCTGACCAGGCGCGACGCGGCCGCCGCCAACATCGGCACCGACCTCCTCGACTTCACGCAGGCGCCGCGCCTGGATGCCGCCGAGATCGTCGAGGCGCTGCCGCGCCCGCTCGTGACTTCGCCGCCATGCCCGGGCGAGGAGTTCGAGGGAACGCCCATCCCCTCGCCGACACACGAGATCCACGACGCGTTCGCGCATGCGATGGAGTCCGGCTACTTCGAAACCGTCGGCTGGGACCAGCAGCTCCCGACGCTCGAGACGCTGATCGGCAGCTGA
- a CDS encoding alpha/beta fold hydrolase: MAENETSSTSSLLRLVSSEIGALARVVGNLPRRMVMPSMHIDAASPSRTPVVLVHGLFGDPSNFVPLQQSLHGRGIRNWATFSYLPRLDFARLAPQLVDTIRQVCAAAGSSRVDVVGHSLGGLIGRYVAQSEHGGLIRRLVTLGSPYLPQNGPHQELSIFASHDALIATPKNDPKIWPRMRVIDGCGHIGLLSHASVLREVPAYLTRPELVSSREAVAA; this comes from the coding sequence GTGGCCGAGAACGAGACATCTTCGACGTCCAGCCTGCTTCGCCTGGTCAGCTCCGAAATCGGCGCTCTCGCCAGAGTCGTGGGCAATCTTCCGCGGCGGATGGTGATGCCGTCGATGCACATCGACGCCGCCTCGCCCAGCAGGACGCCGGTGGTCCTGGTGCACGGGCTCTTCGGCGACCCCAGCAATTTCGTCCCGTTGCAGCAGTCGCTGCACGGGCGCGGCATTCGCAACTGGGCCACGTTCTCGTACCTTCCGCGCCTCGACTTCGCGCGGCTTGCGCCTCAACTGGTGGACACCATTCGTCAGGTGTGCGCCGCCGCCGGCTCCAGCCGCGTCGACGTCGTCGGCCACAGTCTCGGCGGCCTCATCGGCCGCTACGTGGCTCAAAGCGAGCACGGCGGTCTCATCCGCAGACTCGTCACATTAGGCTCGCCTTATCTGCCGCAGAACGGACCGCACCAGGAGTTATCCATCTTCGCCAGCCACGATGCGCTCATCGCCACTCCGAAGAACGATCCGAAGATCTGGCCGCGCATGCGCGTGATCGACGGCTGCGGGCACATCGGGCTGCTCTCCCACGCCAGCGTTCTTCGCGAGGTGCCGGCCTACCTTACGCGGCCCGAGCTGGTCTCGTCCCGAGAAGCCGTCGCGGCCTGA
- a CDS encoding MBL fold metallo-hydrolase: MATIVPASSHGGAPREGDRFVNAENRHIEAGVDVTLPFFLRKAWTSVVPRSGAAERVPFDREAMLRNPSITWIGHSTMLVRMSGVTFLTDPMFSETASPVALVGPRRLVEPGVPLNELPRIDFVTLSHNHYDHSDFDSIQALAEMGAHFLVPLGLGELVREAGGQFTELDWWEQTTVGNVTVHCVPAQHFSRRGIADGDKTLWAGWVVAGDTRRFYHAGDTGYFSGFAEIGRRLGPIDLMAVPVGAYEPSAMMRTVHVDPEEAVQAVLDVGARRAVAMHYGTFDLADEPLDEPPRRFAAEAARRGMSADRAWLLKIGETRAW; the protein is encoded by the coding sequence ATGGCCACCATCGTTCCCGCATCTTCGCACGGCGGCGCTCCTCGCGAGGGCGACCGCTTCGTCAACGCCGAAAACCGGCACATCGAGGCGGGCGTCGACGTCACGCTGCCGTTCTTCCTGCGCAAGGCGTGGACCTCGGTGGTGCCAAGAAGCGGCGCTGCCGAGCGCGTGCCGTTCGACCGCGAGGCGATGCTTCGCAATCCCTCGATCACCTGGATCGGCCACTCGACGATGCTCGTGCGCATGAGCGGAGTGACGTTCCTGACCGACCCGATGTTCTCGGAGACCGCCAGCCCCGTTGCTCTGGTGGGGCCGCGGCGCCTTGTGGAGCCCGGCGTGCCGCTGAACGAGCTGCCGCGGATCGACTTCGTCACGCTCTCGCACAACCACTACGACCACAGCGACTTCGATTCGATCCAGGCTCTGGCCGAGATGGGCGCGCACTTCCTCGTCCCGCTCGGCCTCGGCGAGCTCGTGCGCGAGGCCGGCGGACAGTTCACGGAGCTCGACTGGTGGGAGCAGACCACCGTCGGCAACGTCACCGTGCACTGCGTACCGGCGCAGCACTTCTCGCGCCGGGGCATCGCCGATGGCGACAAGACGCTGTGGGCCGGGTGGGTGGTGGCCGGCGATACGCGCCGCTTCTATCACGCCGGCGACACCGGCTACTTCTCCGGCTTCGCCGAGATCGGCAGGCGCCTCGGACCGATCGATCTGATGGCCGTTCCGGTCGGCGCCTACGAGCCGTCGGCGATGATGCGCACGGTGCACGTCGATCCCGAGGAAGCCGTGCAGGCAGTGCTCGATGTCGGCGCACGCCGCGCCGTCGCCATGCACTACGGCACGTTCGATCTTGCCGACGAGCCGCTCGATGAGCCGCCGCGCCGCTTCGCGGCCGAGGCTGCCCGCCGCGGCATGAGCGCGGATCGCGCCTGGCTCCTGAAAATCGGCGAGACTCGCGCGTGGTGA
- a CDS encoding alkaline phosphatase family protein, producing MLRFALRCAVVAAGALCVPLLSLDPSSAHAGTPTAGKLTVVVVVVDSLMPEELGQVSPATPALTAFRDAGTSFAESRAVFSGETIPNHVSMMTGVYPDRSGIPTNSYWNRTGTPEERDLSLPSELEASTLFTRIHSACPELRTAAALSKNYLYEVFSECGYSGTDCGGNDAPHVSFDPSQDPSYIEPSGHTPDPTTMREALEYLPGADFLFINLGDVDRSGHIDTSGPYGPPNARYAALADTDTQFAELIQALQDAGRWERTVMLVVSDHGMDWSTPFDFVNLSPDLPEGLFAIQAGGTGSIYLVDATDPLRDQKLADARALALAHEGVAAAWYREPNPLDPGADTVLPDHLAARHANFGDLIVMAADGWRISEPSSSSNPLPGNHGHKTTLHNTFIVGGGVPFVIAQTVGDPDGNADHFLRAAEQSENIDVAATVGWLLGLDVGDMDGRPLTESFTLAAPPSDCGVLIDTDGDGVADYEDPCPLQAGATDCVCPPAAGVDCASSAVAKISMRDGDRKSLKFTWGRGEASTTADFGDPTASDSLALCLYDETGRKLSVLRMPEGSDWSATGSGAWKYKDAEAAPDGVTSALLKPGDDGKAKVVVKAGGDDVTLPDLPPSLPLQAQVHSETGQCWEATFDSADVRRSEEDRFDAAK from the coding sequence ATGCTGAGATTTGCCCTTCGCTGCGCCGTCGTGGCGGCGGGCGCTCTCTGCGTGCCGCTCCTCTCGCTCGATCCTTCCAGCGCGCATGCCGGGACGCCTACTGCCGGAAAGCTCACCGTCGTCGTCGTCGTCGTCGACAGTTTGATGCCCGAGGAGCTCGGGCAGGTCTCGCCGGCAACGCCCGCTCTGACCGCGTTTCGCGATGCGGGAACCAGCTTCGCCGAATCGCGCGCGGTCTTTTCGGGCGAGACGATTCCCAACCACGTCTCGATGATGACGGGCGTCTACCCGGACCGCAGCGGCATTCCGACGAATTCGTACTGGAACCGCACCGGGACTCCCGAGGAGCGCGACCTCTCGCTTCCCTCGGAGTTGGAAGCGTCGACGCTGTTCACGCGCATCCACTCGGCCTGTCCGGAGCTTCGCACCGCAGCGGCGCTGTCGAAGAACTACCTGTACGAAGTCTTCAGCGAGTGCGGCTACTCGGGCACCGACTGCGGCGGCAACGATGCGCCGCACGTCAGCTTCGATCCTTCGCAGGACCCGAGCTACATCGAGCCGTCCGGCCACACGCCCGATCCGACCACGATGCGCGAAGCGCTCGAATACCTGCCCGGCGCGGACTTTCTCTTCATCAATCTCGGCGACGTCGACCGTTCCGGACACATCGACACCAGCGGCCCCTATGGACCGCCGAATGCGCGCTACGCGGCGCTGGCCGACACCGACACGCAGTTCGCCGAGCTGATCCAGGCGTTGCAGGATGCAGGACGCTGGGAGCGCACGGTCATGCTCGTGGTCAGCGATCACGGCATGGACTGGTCGACGCCCTTCGACTTCGTCAATCTCTCGCCCGATCTGCCCGAAGGCCTGTTCGCCATTCAGGCCGGCGGCACCGGCAGCATCTACCTGGTCGATGCGACCGATCCGCTGCGCGATCAGAAGCTCGCCGACGCTCGTGCCCTGGCGCTTGCGCACGAAGGCGTGGCCGCCGCCTGGTATCGCGAGCCCAATCCGCTCGATCCCGGCGCCGATACCGTGCTTCCCGATCATCTGGCGGCGCGGCACGCGAACTTCGGCGACCTGATCGTCATGGCCGCCGACGGCTGGCGCATCAGCGAGCCCAGCTCGTCGTCGAACCCGCTGCCCGGCAACCACGGTCACAAGACGACGCTGCACAACACGTTCATCGTGGGCGGCGGGGTGCCTTTCGTGATCGCGCAGACCGTAGGCGACCCCGACGGCAACGCCGATCATTTCCTGCGTGCAGCGGAGCAGTCCGAGAACATCGACGTTGCGGCCACCGTCGGCTGGTTGCTCGGCCTCGACGTCGGAGACATGGACGGCCGGCCGCTGACGGAGTCGTTCACGCTCGCGGCGCCGCCCAGCGACTGCGGCGTGCTCATCGACACCGACGGCGACGGCGTCGCCGACTACGAGGATCCGTGTCCGCTTCAGGCGGGCGCAACCGATTGTGTGTGTCCGCCGGCCGCCGGCGTCGATTGCGCTTCGTCAGCCGTTGCGAAGATCTCGATGCGCGATGGCGACCGGAAGTCGCTGAAGTTCACGTGGGGTCGCGGCGAGGCAAGTACGACTGCCGACTTCGGTGATCCGACCGCCAGCGACTCCTTGGCGCTGTGCCTCTACGACGAGACGGGTCGGAAGCTCTCGGTCCTTCGCATGCCCGAAGGCAGCGACTGGAGCGCCACCGGCAGCGGCGCTTGGAAGTACAAGGATGCCGAGGCGGCGCCCGACGGCGTGACCTCCGCGCTCCTGAAGCCCGGCGACGACGGCAAGGCCAAGGTCGTCGTCAAGGCCGGCGGAGACGATGTGACCCTGCCCGACCTGCCGCCGTCGCTGCCGTTGCAGGCGCAGGTGCACTCGGAAACCGGGCAATGCTGGGAAGCGACATTCGATTCGGCGGATGTCCGGCGCAGCGAAGAGGACCGGTTCGACGCGGCGAAGTGA
- a CDS encoding lysophospholipid acyltransferase family protein — MIPSETLPPELRVDGLWWRKFAWLGSVYGPEWWKRYSPPVIAAIIFSVVGRNRRGCIANMRRVVGDRVPGAAALAALRTFVEFANCMTETLEYFGPKPHPVQVDLPEADLVEKLIADGRGLVVVTGHFGNWDLAAKRLLSYGRPVHVVMAREANASMHRYQQQLRESASIRIVFSDTSLFSTLNLVHALRANEVVAMQLDRTPPQARTVDVPFFGAPAHFAAGPFHLARVARSPLITAFAVRMGVRHYEIRLGSAYDVPQWARGKRLASVAAQAVADFEAIVREFPVSVLGFLGRAGAHSSAAAIAARA, encoded by the coding sequence ATGATTCCCTCCGAAACGCTTCCGCCCGAGCTTCGCGTCGACGGTTTGTGGTGGCGCAAGTTCGCCTGGCTCGGCTCGGTGTACGGGCCCGAATGGTGGAAGCGCTATTCGCCGCCCGTCATTGCCGCCATCATCTTTTCGGTCGTCGGCCGCAATCGCCGAGGGTGCATCGCCAACATGCGTCGCGTGGTCGGCGACCGCGTGCCGGGCGCGGCGGCGCTGGCGGCGCTGCGCACGTTCGTCGAGTTCGCCAACTGCATGACCGAGACGCTCGAGTACTTCGGTCCCAAACCGCATCCGGTACAGGTCGATCTTCCCGAAGCCGACCTCGTCGAAAAGCTGATCGCCGATGGCCGAGGCCTGGTCGTCGTGACGGGGCACTTCGGCAACTGGGATCTGGCGGCCAAGCGTCTTCTCAGCTACGGGCGGCCGGTGCACGTCGTCATGGCACGCGAGGCCAACGCGAGCATGCATCGCTACCAGCAGCAGCTTCGCGAGTCGGCGTCGATCCGTATCGTGTTCTCGGACACCTCGCTGTTCTCGACGCTCAACCTCGTGCACGCGCTGCGCGCCAACGAGGTGGTGGCGATGCAGCTCGACCGCACGCCACCGCAGGCGCGCACCGTCGACGTGCCGTTCTTCGGGGCTCCGGCGCATTTCGCCGCCGGTCCCTTTCACCTTGCGCGCGTCGCGCGCTCGCCGCTGATCACCGCCTTTGCCGTGCGCATGGGCGTGCGGCACTACGAGATCCGTCTCGGCAGCGCCTACGACGTGCCGCAGTGGGCGCGCGGCAAGCGGCTGGCGTCGGTGGCGGCGCAGGCGGTGGCGGATTTCGAGGCCATCGTGCGCGAGTTCCCGGTTTCAGTTCTCGGATTTCTGGGAAGGGCAGGAGCTCACTCCAGCGCCGCCGCGATCGCTGCGCGCGCCTGA
- a CDS encoding lysophospholipid acyltransferase family protein, translated as MPDASPEETAARLTAQPAVDPAIPGSSRARLFLNRLLFRSMLFTMGSIAVFLHLVVRDERLTWRFAKAQARNLARVLGVHVTVRGLERLPRGPVVFVANHQSHFDIAAILGFIPGYTRFTAKKELFREPVLGLVMRTMGMVPIDREDTGKSVERLRRLRAGDHSLVFFPEGTRSRTGNLKPFKKGAFVTAMELGLPIVPIACRGGRDIMPAGGYLSIVPGNMELIVLDAIPTSGLAYDQRDRLADQARAAIAAALE; from the coding sequence ATGCCTGATGCCTCCCCTGAAGAGACGGCTGCTCGACTCACCGCGCAGCCCGCAGTCGATCCGGCCATTCCCGGCAGCTCGCGCGCACGGCTGTTCCTGAACAGGCTGCTGTTCCGATCGATGCTCTTCACGATGGGGTCGATTGCCGTGTTCCTGCACCTGGTCGTCCGCGACGAGCGCCTGACCTGGCGCTTTGCCAAGGCGCAGGCGCGCAACCTCGCCCGAGTGCTCGGCGTGCACGTCACCGTGCGCGGCCTCGAGCGGCTGCCGCGAGGGCCGGTGGTTTTCGTCGCCAATCACCAGAGTCATTTCGACATCGCGGCGATCCTCGGCTTCATCCCCGGCTATACGCGCTTCACCGCCAAGAAAGAGCTCTTTCGCGAGCCGGTGCTCGGCCTGGTGATGCGCACCATGGGAATGGTTCCCATCGATCGCGAAGATACGGGCAAGTCGGTGGAGCGGCTGAGGCGGTTGCGGGCGGGCGATCACAGCCTCGTGTTCTTTCCGGAGGGGACGCGCAGCCGCACGGGCAATCTGAAGCCGTTCAAGAAGGGCGCGTTCGTCACCGCCATGGAGCTCGGCCTGCCGATCGTGCCCATCGCGTGCCGCGGCGGTCGCGACATCATGCCGGCCGGAGGCTATCTGTCCATCGTGCCCGGCAACATGGAACTGATCGTGCTGGATGCGATCCCGACTAGCGGGCTCGCGTACGACCAGCGAGATCGTCTGGCCGATCAGGCGCGCGCAGCGATCGCGGCGGCGCTGGAGTGA
- a CDS encoding pyridoxamine 5'-phosphate oxidase family protein yields the protein MKLTDLPFQPMPPQPAFEKNALERFVSEPRIAMLSYTKRDGSPSQAPIWYRYQDGRFRMLTSRQSDKVKALRRQGRACLAIQDEVPPYRAVIVDGTIDIEDAPVEGGLNSWLAMHYLGRVGGREYEKMTAEENHKRGLAQITLDPTRVRGFDNHRLVGIGLRLYMRMREILPVPRSWF from the coding sequence ATGAAGCTTACCGACCTGCCCTTTCAGCCGATGCCGCCGCAGCCGGCGTTCGAGAAGAACGCGCTGGAGCGATTCGTGTCCGAGCCGCGAATCGCGATGCTCTCCTACACCAAGCGCGACGGGTCTCCGTCGCAGGCGCCGATCTGGTACCGGTACCAGGACGGACGCTTTCGCATGCTGACCTCGAGACAGTCCGACAAGGTCAAAGCGCTGCGCCGTCAGGGCCGCGCGTGCCTGGCGATCCAGGACGAGGTGCCGCCGTACCGCGCGGTCATCGTCGACGGCACGATCGACATCGAGGACGCGCCGGTCGAAGGCGGCCTCAACAGCTGGCTGGCGATGCACTACCTCGGCAGGGTCGGCGGCCGCGAGTACGAGAAGATGACGGCGGAGGAGAACCACAAGCGCGGCCTGGCGCAGATCACGCTGGATCCGACGCGCGTGCGCGGCTTCGACAACCACCGTCTGGTCGGTATCGGGCTGCGCCTCTACATGCGCATGCGTGAGATCCTGCCGGTGCCGCGCAGCTGGTTCTGA